The stretch of DNA TCACAAAGACTGGACAGCATTGTGGAGACCATGAAGGAACGCGGAGAATCTGACGAATACATAGCTGAGGTAATTTTAGGCCTTCCTACTACCAATACAAAATAAAGTCTTACGCTTTCTATTTCAGATTGTGGAGACATTCACACCACCAGAAGTGGAGATCCTTAATAAGGTCAAACACCGCATAAAGACCTTGTCGAAGGCTGAACTGACCATGGACCAAACCATCTTCCTGCTGCAAATGTACCAGCATCATTGTACGATTTTACCAACAGgcattggaaaatataaatagtaatcgaagagcaaacaaagaTTTAGTTTCGGGGATTTCTTGTTTattaaaatacacaaaaatgcgATTGAACTGACTGCACGATTAATCACAGgctatttaaatataaaatgcttTAAGTGGTGTCTTATTCCGGCGTAATTACGCTACGCTTTCGATGCACGATCCGCTGTTCCCGGTGTGCCTTTTGCAACTTGATAAAATGCTGTTGCAGAGCATCAAAATCGATGCCGCTTTTGTACTCCAGCGAGTTTCGCTCATCGCTAAGGAAAAGATAGGAAATAAAGTTCTAAGTAGCTACAAGTTGGTGTATATTCAATCAACTTACATGCGATCCTGGCCCCAATAGTTGGGCACGCACTGCAGACGGTTGCGAAGCGTGTCGAAAGCCTCAGtttgcggcagcagcatgagAATCCCGAACAGAGCGTGCGCCAAATATTGTGCATCGGCGCCATTGTTCGCCTTCGATACGAGCGTCAGCCGCAGTGGTGCAAATATTGGCGATTCGATCAACTGCACAAGTTTATCCAGTTCGTTCAGCAGCTCCAGGGTCACCTCAACGTCAGCACTTGAGTGAAGAATCGGTAAGCGAAAGGCTGCGTGGACATGCCAAAGTAACTTACAATAACACGACCAGTTGGGCGACATGTTGATAGCTTTGCGCCAGCAAGCACAGCGACAGCGTGGACACGGGGCAGTGGGCCCAACTCTTGTAGAGACACTGAAACAGATCGGCAGACTTTTCGTTGGAAATGTTCCTCAGGCTCGTACGCAACTCGAACAGCTCCGTGGAGGTCAGTAGGATGATGTTCAGCAGGCGCACCACAGTGGAGGCAAACTTCAAATTGGGCACCTCCTCTGCAATGATCTCTGCAAATGTGCGGTAGATGTACTCAGCATtcagcagcacacagagatTCCTGTTGGATGGACAACCAGttcattttgtgtgcatattttaGGGGCAAGAATTAATTACCTTATGATCAGGCTAGCTCTGTTctccaaaattaatttctcttcACTAAACAGGTTCAATAAGCTCAGCAAAAACTTGCGATAATGCGTCTTGTTAAAGTCATTTAAATCTACAAAAGAAACATCGTAACATGGATAATTTATGGCTTGGTCTTGTGCTCACCCCTTGTGTCCTGCGAGTTGACAATCTCCGCCAGAACGGACAGACTTTGGAGCACCACCTCGTCAGAGTTGTCGGCGAGCGTGGACAGGAGATTGTTATTTAAGTTGCTGGCATGCATGGACATTTCATTGGGAAAATTGGTAAACAAATGATGCATCCATTTCAGCACAGCGATCTTTGTGTGCATGGAGTTATGCGTGAGGTACTGCGACAGCACGTCCATAATCGAACGCAAGTCAATCTTGGCAATGGTCTGCGTTTTGAGTTCCTTGGTGGAGACGAGTCGCATCATCGAGCTGTTCACAGACACGGCGCACTCCTTGATGCCTAACCATACAGAAAATACGGCTGTTAAACCTGCCACACTACAAAATCGAATGTTTCTTACTGCGTTTGGACTCCACATTGTATTCGAGGCAGGGCAGAATGGCTGTGAATATACCGCCAGCAAAGGGCAATACATTTgggccaaatatttgcacgaATTCCCGTATCCAGGTGATGGCAATCGACTTGATCAACTCGTTGGGCGACTGGGCATGGGTGATCAGCGTATTGATAGTGTCCTCCATGCGCACCGAGGACGAGTCGTTGCGTATTGACTTAAGGAACTGGCTAATTGTCGTCTCGCACATACGCTGTATTTCGGGTGTGTTATCCTCGAGCATGACGAACAGACCATCCAGGATCTCCGTCAGATAGTTGACCATGTTGATGTCTGGGACCGCATTCAAGATCGATATCCATGAGATTACATATTGGCGTCCAAACGCATCTTTCACGTAGATGTGCTCCCTAAGCAGTGGAATGAAAGCCTCCAGGTTGAAGGTCTGTGAGGATTCTGTAACAATATCCTTTATTGTAAGGACACTTGAGAAGTTATTCGACGATTATTAAGGCAATGCAATCCCAAGCTTACCTTTAGCAAACGATCCAGCAGCTCGCTGCCATCCTTCACCATCTGGTCAGAGTCTGTGACTAGTCGGGAGAGTGCGCCGAATAGCTCTGGAAAGAAGGGTATAATGGCGGATCGGGCCACCTTGACCACATTGTACAGCGATTCACAGGCAAAGTAACGAACGCGCAAATCTGGATCGGAGAGGCAATTTAGTATGGGCGTCACCAGCTCATTGACGTACTTATCCGAGTCCTGAAAACAATCAGTTAAAATGTATGTACCATGTATTTGTTCTGCGACTTGTTTGTTCCATGactaataaacaaaaacataccTTTCCCAGCCCTAAGCCAGTGGCTGCCAGTCCGATAAGAGCCCCTTTGCGGCGATTCGCATCCCGTGATGTGGCATAGTCATTGGACAGCACCTCAATTAGCTTACGAATCTGCCCCGAGTTGTTCTTGTGGTTGAATTCCGTCACCATTCTTCATGGGAGTGCAGTGAGTGCAACAGAGTCCggtgaaaatgttttgattAGTCGTGACGAATCAGTTTGGTTTCTACGTACTTTTCGATCTCTTGCGAGGCCAATTTCCGTTTCTCGTACACCTTGTCACCCAGCGCCTTAGCGCAGGATTCGCTCAACGGTGCATAGGGTGGCTCCATTGTTTAATAACAATTTTAAGCTTTTTAATAACAATTGTAGGCGGTTTCAAACAGTATGACCTCGGATTTtttgataaaatataccgcctgaccctcATAAATATACCTTTTAATTTCTATACAATACCCTAAATCCTATAACATTTTCCtctattttgatattctaGTTAATTtaaccagctagttaggactttCAGCgataaaactataattttatacgACTGTTGAGCAAATTCTGCATAAGATTGGCTATTTTGCATCacttccttttattggattgtatgcATAACAAGGTTAAACCTGATTTTTgttcaaccaaaaaaatagcCAAATCGTTACGTtagtgggaatggaatgttacGTTCTGACAATTTGTCGCTGTACAACCAGTAGTTTGTGTCTTCGCACACCCTATTccaataattaatatttaagtgCTGCTTTCCAAGCTGTTCTTAAACATGAATAAGGACTGACAAGCTTTTAACCTTTTCATATGGTTTCTAAGAATGCAAAGCAGCTCAAACACAGATTGACCTGTTTTGTGCTGTTGGGCGCACATATTTCTGTTGATTAAACTACCTTATTGCCAAGAAGGCAGTGTGAGTAAGACAAATATATCTCTTGCTTTCCAGCCCAACTGCAACCCGCAAAATTGAACCCAAAATCAAAAAGATGAGGGTTTTTTTGAAATTATATTATGGTTTATTTTAGACCTTTCACTAACTTaggaatttaaaatttgttgctaAAATAAAACTAGAATAATTCGAGGCGCTAATACTAAACATTCTAATACCAAACACAGCTAAACATTCTTATCAGTCAAACATAAAATGAACCATGAAATAATCCATCAATGTAAATATCTCTATGGctatggatgtggatgtggatgtgatGTGGAATGCGCTTAGTCCACCTCCTCGACGGTGGGTCCAGCGTAGCCACCAAATCCACCAGCCTGCTGGCCACAGTTGCCGGCTCCTGCCGAAGGACCTTGCGCACCAGCTCCCTGCTGATGCATCTTTGTCATTATCGGGGAACAGTGCTTGGAGAGCTCCTCCATCTTGTGGTCGAACTCCTCCTTCTCGGCGGTGGTGTTCATGTCCAGCCACTTGATGGCCTCGTCGCACTTCTCCAGAATGGATGTTTTATCGGCCTCGCTCAGCTTATCGGAGGCTTGCTCCACGGCCTGCTTAACGTTGAAGACATAGCCCTCCAGGCTGTTGCGTGAGGATAtgcgctggcgctgcttctCATCCTCGTCGGCGTAGCGCTCTGCCTCGTTCACCATGCGGTCGATGTCGGCTTGATATAGACGACCCTTGTCGTTCTGTATGGTAATGTTCTTGGCCTTGCCCGTGCTCATTTCCTTGGCAGTGACGTTGAGGATGCCGTTGGCGTCCAGGTCAAAAGTGACTTCGATCTGAGGCACTCCTCGCGGTGCTGGAGGAATTCCCGACAGCTCGAAGGTACCCAAAGCGTTGTTGTCTTTGGTCATCGCACGCTCTCCCTCGTACACCTGGATGGATACTCCGGGCTGGTTGTCGGCGTACGTGGAGAAGGTCTTGGTCTGCTTTGAGGGAATGCGACAGTTGCGCTCGATCAGCTTCGTCATCACTCCGCCCGCAGTCTCTATGCCCAGGGAGAGCGGCGCcacatccaccagcagcacgtCCTGGATCTTGCCGCTTTGGTCGCCACTGAGGATCGCGGCCTGGACAGCAGCGCCGTAGGCCACCGCCTCGTCTGGATTGATGGACAGGTTGAGGCTCTTTCCGTTGAAGAACTGTTGGAGCAGGCTCTGCACTTTTGGG from Drosophila subobscura isolate 14011-0131.10 chromosome O, UCBerk_Dsub_1.0, whole genome shotgun sequence encodes:
- the LOC117898007 gene encoding protein VAC14 homolog — encoded protein: MEPPYAPLSESCAKALGDKVYEKRKLASQEIEKMVTEFNHKNNSGQIRKLIEVLSNDYATSRDANRRKGALIGLAATGLGLGKDSDKYVNELVTPILNCLSDPDLRVRYFACESLYNVVKVARSAIIPFFPELFGALSRLVTDSDQMVKDGSELLDRLLKDIVTESSQTFNLEAFIPLLREHIYVKDAFGRQYVISWISILNAVPDINMVNYLTEILDGLFVMLEDNTPEIQRMCETTISQFLKSIRNDSSSVRMEDTINTLITHAQSPNELIKSIAITWIREFVQIFGPNVLPFAGGIFTAILPCLEYNVESKRSIKECAVSVNSSMMRLVSTKELKTQTIAKIDLRSIMDVLSQYLTHNSMHTKIAVLKWMHHLFTNFPNEMSMHASNLNNNLLSTLADNSDEVVLQSLSVLAEIVNSQDTRDLNDFNKTHYRKFLLSLLNLFSEEKLILENRASLIIRNLCVLLNAEYIYRTFAEIIAEEVPNLKFASTVVRLLNIILLTSTELFELRTSLRNISNEKSADLFQCLYKSWAHCPVSTLSLCLLAQSYQHVAQLVVLFADVEVTLELLNELDKLVQLIESPIFAPLRLTLVSKANNGADAQYLAHALFGILMLLPQTEAFDTLRNRLQCVPNYWGQDRIDERNSLEYKSGIDFDALQQHFIKLQKAHREQRIVHRKRSVITPE